One window of Dechloromonas sp. ZY10 genomic DNA carries:
- a CDS encoding thioredoxin family protein: protein MAYTAIFTVNPPEREKLDAESGWLLLEFGTDWCGHCRAAQPAIAEALAAVPQIRHLKIEDGPGRRLGRSYRVKLWPTLILLRDGVEQVRAVRPLQASDLLAYWRPLLVG, encoded by the coding sequence ATGGCTTACACCGCGATTTTCACGGTCAACCCGCCGGAACGCGAAAAACTCGACGCCGAATCCGGCTGGTTATTGCTTGAATTCGGTACCGACTGGTGCGGCCATTGCCGCGCTGCGCAGCCGGCAATCGCCGAAGCGCTAGCGGCCGTTCCGCAGATCCGGCATCTGAAAATCGAGGATGGCCCCGGCCGCCGCCTGGGTCGCAGCTACCGGGTCAAACTGTGGCCGACGCTGATCCTGCTGCGCGATGGCGTTGAGCAGGTACGCGCGGTGCGCCCCTTGCAGGCCAGCGACCTGCTGGCCTACTGGCGGCCGCTGCTGGTGGGCTGA
- the mnmE gene encoding tRNA uridine-5-carboxymethylaminomethyl(34) synthesis GTPase MnmE: MKEDTIAAIATAPGRGGVGVIRVSGSNLLPFAFALSGKTPKPRYATLADFKAADGSTVDSGILLFFPGPHSFTGEDVLELQGHGGPVVMQLLLARCLDLGARLAEPGEFSRRAFLNGKMDLAQAEAVADLIDAATASAARSAVRSLQGEFSRAIGTLNEELINLRMLVEATLDFPEEDIDFLQAADAFGRLDRLQAQLAATFDRAGQGKLLQSGLHVVLAGQPNVGKSSLLNRLAGDDLAIVTPIAGTTRDALRSTIQIEGIPLHIIDTAGLRQTDDLVEKIGIERSWQEIERADLVLLLVDARSGITDADREILDKLPERLQRITVYNKIDLAGRAAERHPEHDDHGDAVAISLSARDGAGIELLREELLRIAGWHQTEDVFIARERHLRALALAQEHLATAVAVVQGRCPALELFAEELRLTQQALGEITGEFTADDLLGVIFSRFCIGK, from the coding sequence ATGAAAGAAGACACCATTGCCGCCATCGCCACCGCCCCCGGGCGGGGCGGTGTCGGCGTGATCCGGGTCTCGGGCAGCAATTTGCTGCCCTTTGCTTTTGCATTGAGCGGTAAAACGCCCAAGCCGCGCTACGCGACCCTGGCCGATTTCAAGGCGGCCGATGGTTCTACGGTCGACAGCGGAATTTTGCTGTTTTTCCCCGGTCCGCATTCCTTTACCGGCGAAGACGTACTCGAACTGCAGGGCCATGGTGGCCCGGTGGTGATGCAATTGCTGCTCGCGCGTTGTCTCGATCTTGGTGCCCGTTTGGCCGAACCCGGCGAATTCAGTCGCCGCGCTTTTCTCAATGGCAAGATGGATCTGGCTCAGGCCGAAGCGGTCGCCGACCTGATCGATGCCGCCACCGCCAGCGCTGCGCGTTCGGCCGTGCGTTCCTTGCAGGGAGAATTTTCGCGCGCGATCGGTACGCTCAACGAAGAACTGATCAACCTGCGCATGCTGGTTGAAGCCACCCTCGATTTTCCCGAAGAAGATATCGATTTCCTGCAGGCGGCCGATGCCTTTGGCCGCCTCGACCGCTTGCAGGCACAACTCGCCGCAACTTTCGATCGGGCGGGGCAGGGCAAGCTGCTGCAATCCGGCCTGCACGTCGTGCTCGCCGGGCAGCCGAATGTCGGTAAATCCTCGCTGCTCAACCGCCTGGCTGGCGATGACCTGGCGATTGTCACGCCGATTGCCGGGACCACCCGCGATGCGCTGCGTTCGACCATCCAGATCGAAGGCATTCCGCTGCACATCATCGATACCGCTGGCCTGCGCCAGACCGACGACCTGGTCGAGAAAATCGGCATCGAGCGCAGCTGGCAGGAAATCGAACGTGCCGATCTGGTCCTGTTGCTGGTCGATGCGCGCAGTGGAATCACCGACGCCGACCGCGAAATTCTCGACAAACTGCCCGAGCGGCTGCAAAGAATCACCGTCTATAACAAGATCGACCTCGCCGGTCGCGCCGCCGAGCGTCATCCGGAACACGACGACCATGGCGATGCGGTGGCCATTTCGCTTTCGGCCCGCGATGGTGCCGGGATCGAACTGTTGCGCGAGGAATTGTTGCGGATCGCCGGCTGGCATCAGACCGAAGACGTATTCATCGCCCGCGAGCGGCATCTGCGGGCCCTGGCGCTGGCGCAGGAACATCTGGCTACCGCCGTGGCGGTGGTGCAGGGCCGTTGTCCGGCACTTGAATTGTTCGCCGAGGAATTGCGCCTGACTCAGCAGGCGCTGGGCGAAATCACCGGTGAATTCACGGCTGACGACCTGCTCGGGGTGATTTTCAGCCGCTTTTGCATCGGAAAATAA